Proteins from a genomic interval of Cryptococcus neoformans var. grubii H99 chromosome 8, complete sequence:
- a CDS encoding kinesin family member 11, with product MSRRPTNSRAGMSRIASSASISMPPPSRIPNRPPSVMSVSQASHGRDDGDSRAASPQKRIRKAPGGSMANRKMEAPGMGANMDGEINIQVVVRCRGRSQQEVDQASPVITTTTGPISKMVTVETTPLPSATSSTFTTASTYGGTHQPTTKTYPFDKVFGPEADQTMVFNEVAEGMLGEVLSGYNCTIFAYGQTGTGKTYTMQGDLELTNLDAPKSTAGIVPRVLHRLFSILESQADTEYSVKCSYVELYNEELRDLLAPEYRGEQSGTGGLKLYEDGKKGTMIQGLEETGVRNLKEALGMLDKGVKRRQTAETKMNTESSRSHTIFSITVHVKESGMQRGGEDMLRIGKFNLVDLAGSEAIGRSGATDKRAREAGMINQSLLTLGRVISALVEKGSHIPYRESKLTRLLQDSLGGRTKTCIVATISPTRSNMEETLSTLDYAIRAKSIRNRPEVNAHLTKTGLLKEYVGDIERLKAELAATREKNGIYIPEDQWRQMHEIQVKQKSDYDEAKLKASVIEVALDTKKKEFDEVSVRLLATVDELAQVREAEKQLTGMLDETKIVLDTIKARLDEETIISQAYMQGEERLDAVAGGLKKVATESVNDVGGLFEKIARKAKVLGSNASAATQFGGELQGLSQGLRNGLSQLQSAHDNFGQEVQIEMEAYALKGQQATKHDLAALDRSFIAFNDLSQKLAASNEKGQREASDLSKSLLAVKDEMQNSVREWAQGVSERSKSMVDELLGHQQQHLTAVSSVLESTASLVDAIIATTQEHLAAESASALRARDLAIQTSSSEITRLRSQNHLLAKLLSEEKAKTTKLRTELIGNLTSMIESFTDEQDKGLNAVVGKVKMENEKSVEEMEEFGEETRRVWEEGDRRRKLFEDEVRSGGERVVLQKGEGQLALGQVREGLRERLESYGQETMGEAEAHVEVVDGLCNKMGKSATNVANKSTARGKKNSEIIEALAKNVKSTHQASQARSSAMADSIDSLTSTLLTSQSSSSATFSQAYSATESNLNSIMSSTANFLQSGIQEDIPTGITPRKKVWNVQAEWERTGPREAVLASWRKRQESARQPENEMGLEITNDEAREAADEVLGNGLSLTESLPSREDTITIMSRTSSREPTPTDIPPPLLISSTRTSSGQTIPTRSKLTKSTTGKKLDNEIADESRPAVTVLGEGGVNLPRRVGRRY from the exons agagatgatggagataGTCGAGCTGCTAGCCCACAAAAAAGGATAAGAAAGGCTCCTGGAGGATCTATGGCAAATAGGAAAATGGAAGCGCCTGGAATGGGAGCAAATATGGATGGAGAAATCAATATTCAAGTGGTCGTGCGATGCCG TGGACGCTCACAACAAGAGGTGGATCAAGCATCTCCAgtcatcaccaccaccactgGTCCGATATCCAAGATGGTCACCGTCGAAACTACTCCATTACCGTCAGCGACCTCGTCAACATTCACGACGGCGTCAACATACGGTGGAACTCACCAGCCGACCACAAAAACGTATCCTTTTGACAAGGTTTTTGGGCCAGAAGCCGACCAAACAATGGTTTTTAATGAGGTTGCTGAAGGAATGCTGGGAGAAGTTCTGTCAGGATACAATTGTACCATTTTTGCTTACGGGCAGACTGGTACTGGAAAAAC CTATACTATGCAAGGCGACCTCGAGCTCACGAACCTTGACGCTCCCAAATCAACGGCCGGTATCGTTCCGAGGGTCCTTCACCGTCTTTTCAGCATCCTCGAATCTCAAGCCGACACCGAGTACTCGGTCAAATGCTCTTACGTAGAACTGTACAATGAAGAGCTTCGAGATCTCCTAGCGCCGGAGTATAGAGGTGAACAAAGTGGGACTGGCGGACTAAAGCTgtatgaagatggaaagaaggggacTATGATTCAGGGCCTGGAAGAGACAGGCGTGAGGAACTTGAAAGAGGCTTTGGGTATGTTGGACAAAGGAgtgaagagaagacagACTGCCGAGACAAAGATGAACACCGAATCTTC CCGATCACATACAATTTTCTCTATCACAGTCCATGTTAAAGAGAGCGGAATGCAAAGGGGAGGCGAGGACATGCTTCGAATCGGAAAATTCAATCTAGTCGATCTTGCTGGCTCGGAAGCTATTGGCCGTTCTGGTGCCACAGACAAGCGCGCTCGCGAGGCCGGTATGATTAACCAGTCTCTCCTCACCCTCGGGCGAGTCATTTCGGCCCTTGTCGAGAAAGGCAGTCACATTCCTTATCGAGAATCAAAACTTACTCGACTACTGCAAGATTCACTGGGCGGTAGAACAAAAACTTGCATCGTCGCAACTATCAGTCCCACCCGGTCCAACATGGAAGAAACTCTTTCCACTCTTGATTACGCCATCCGCGCCAAGTCTATCCGTAACCGACCTGAAGTCAACGCTCATCTTACGAAGACCGGCTTGCTCAAAGAATATGTCGGGGACATCGAGCGTCTCAAAGCAGAACTTGCTGCGAcaagagagaagaacggAATATATATTCCCGAGGATCAATGGCGGCAGATGCACGAAATTCAGGTGAAGCAAAAATCAGACTATGACGAGGCCAAACTCAAGGCGAGCGTTATTGAAGTTGCTTTGGAtacgaagaaaaaggagttTGATGAAGTCAGTGTGCGGTTACTTGCGACAGTCGATGAACTTGCTCAAGTAAGGGAAGCTGAGAAGCAACTGACGGGAATGCTTGACGAAACGAAGATCGTACTTGACACTATCAAGGCAAGGCTGGATGAGGAGACAATCATTAGCCAGGCGTATATGCAAGGTGAGGAGAGACTAGACGCAGTTGCCGGAGGCTTGAAGAAAGTGGCCACTGAGAGCGTCAATGACGTTGGAGGATTGTTTGAAAAGATCG CCCGAAAGGCCAAGGTACTCGGGTCCAACGCAAGCGCAGCTACTCAATTCGGCGGTGAACTGCAGGGGCTCTCCCAGGGCCTTCGTAACGGTTTATCGCAGCTGCAGTCAGCTCATGATAATTTCGGGCAAGAAGTCCAAATCGAAATGGAAGCCTATGCCCTCAAAGGACAGCAAGCTACAAAACATGACCTTGCTGCTCTTGATCGATCCTTCATAGCTTTCAACGACCTCTCCCAAAAACTTGCTGCGTCAAATGAGAAAGGTCAGCGTGAAGCATCCGATTTAAGCAAGTCCTTGTTGGCtgtcaaggatgagatgCAGAATTCTGTTCGCGAATGGGCGCAGGGTGTGAGCGAGAGAAGCAAGTCCATGGTCGATGAACTACTCGgacatcaacaacagcacCTCACAGCCGTCAGTTCAGTACTCGAATCTACTGCCAGTCTTGTCGACGCAATTATCGCTACCACACAAGAACACCTCGCGGCTGAATCAGCATCTGCTCTTCGTGCGCGTGATCTTGCTATAcaaacatcatcatccgaaATCACCCGCCTCCGCTCCCAGAACCACCTCTTGGCCAAACTCCTTTCCGAAGAAAAAGCGAAGACGACCAAGCTTCGCACCGAACTCATTGGTAACTTGACGAGTATGATTGAGAGTTTCACGGATGAACAAGATAAGGGCTTGAATGCGGTGGTCGGCAAGGTCAAGATGGAGAACGAGAAGAGtgttgaggagatggaagaatttGGCGAGGAAACGAGGAGAgtgtgggaagaaggggatagGAGAAGAAAGTTGTTCGAGGATGAGGTTAGATCGGGCGGTGAAAGAGTGGTATTgcaaaaaggagaaggtcaGCTGGCTCTGGGGCAAGTTCGTGAAGGTTTGAGAGAGAGGCTAGAGAGCTATGGTCAAGAAACAATGGGAGAGGCAGAAGCGCACGTTGAAGTGGTGGATGGTTTGTGCAAtaagatggggaagagtGCTACAAATG TTGCGAACAAATCAACAGCtcgaggaaagaagaattcAGAGATTATCGAAGCTTTGGCGAAGAACGTGAAATCCACGCATCAAGCCTCCCAAGCAAGATCTTCTGCCATGGCAGACTCTATTGACAGCCTTACTTCCACTCTTCTTACCTCT CAatcgtcatcttccgcCACTTTCTCACAAGCCTACTCTGCAACCGAGTCTAATCTCAACTCTATTATGTCCTCCACTGCCAATTTCCTGCAGTCTGGTATCCAAGAAGATATTCCTACCGGTATTACTCCACGTAAGAAAGTATGGAACGTCCAGGCCGAATGGGAGAGGACAGGACCCAGAGAAGCGGTTTTGGCGAGCtggagaaaaagacaagagTCGGCGAGACAACCAGAAAACGAAATGGGGTTAGAGATTACCAATGACGAGGCGAGGGAAGCAGCCGACGAGGTTCTGGGAAACGGGCTCTCTCTAACTGAATCCCTGCCCTCAAGAGAGGATACCATTACCATCATGTCCCGAACAAGCTCTCGCGAGCCAACCCCAACGGAtatccctcctcccctaTTGATATCCAGCACGCGTACCTCTTCTGGTCAGACAATACCGACTCGATCGAAACTGACAAAATCAACAACcgggaagaagcttgatAATGAAATCGCCGACGAATCCCGGCCTGCGGTGACAGTTttgggagaaggtggagTGAATCTTCCGAGGCGCGTTGGACGTAGGTATTAG